A single window of Plasmodium malariae genome assembly, chromosome: 8 DNA harbors:
- the PmUG01_08034700 gene encoding protein kinase, putative — MGILYSAKEENTKCFHHGYMLDAHVNLNDDSELFTCVFLKKGERRLIRKMNKSVLQGATLDNLLKLRTLTYESVYNTSRYVLKIYNVFADNNFAYVISECCTGGFFFDVLKDNDFIISERQLAEWFYQIISALRFLEKNEIYHGNVNGYCIHFKDNRKEQIILSLLSKNKKYDNIDKKGDLYGLFFIRSPQEIRKMYYDKNNSWYVGTLLYFLLFGNYPFLHNNVLKNYFKIVNENISFVTLKAQYNYLSIHIYDFLSKTLEKNYELRLTLEELLSHPWLRERERHSTQNIVDNNTRKAAQNLLVSLENYVLKVEEDEDE, encoded by the exons ATGGGTATTCTGTACAGCgcgaaagaagaaaatacgAAATGCTTTCATCATGGATACATGCTAGATGCACATGTCAATCTAAATGACGATTCAGAATTATTCACCTGcgtatttttgaaaaaaggtGAAAGACGACTCATACGAAAGATGAATAAAAGCGTCTTACAAGGAGCTACGCTTGACAACTTACTTAAATTGAGAACCCTGACATATGAGAGTGTATATAATACCTCAAGATATGtgttaaaaatttacaatgtTTTTGCGGATAACAATTTTGCCTACGTCATTTCGGAGTGCTGCAc GGGAGGTTTCTTTTTTGATGTTCTGAAGGATAACGACTTCATCATCAGTGAGAGGCAGCTAGCCGAATGGTTTTACCAGATAATAAGTGCTCTTcgttttttagaaaaaaatgaaatttatcaTGGCAATGTGAATGGGTattgtatacattttaaGGATAACAGAAAggaacaaataatattaagtttgttaagtaaaaataaaaaatatgataatattgaCAAAAAAGGAGATTTATATGGattgttttttattaggTCACCTCAagaaattagaaaaatgtattatgataaaaataattcttggTATGTTGgtactttattatattttttattgtttggAAATTATCCATTTTTACACAATAacgttttaaaaaattattttaaaattgttaatgAGAATATATCCTTTGTTACTTTAAAGGCACAATATAATTATCTTagtattcatatttatgatTTTCTCAGCAAAactttagaaaaaaattatgagcTACGTTTAACCCTCGAGGAGCTCCTTTCCCATCCTTGGTTGAGAG AGAGGGAGAGACATTCGACCCAAAATATCGTGGACAACAATACGAGaaa AGCTGCTCAAAACTTGTTAGTATCACTGGAGAATTATGTGCTTAAAGTTGAGGAGGACGAAGATGAATAA
- the PmUG01_08034800 gene encoding conserved Plasmodium protein, unknown function: protein MCSLLKDCVQVRTEGREGTKLIMNELEKMSALTKLAVLKKRTHVTESDEQRGGTYISPVANTGENKYDENSKRERGYNKLASENMSDSTNSSTNQMNKKFKKKEKNNGLEKIKRKFSSLVSIISNKRKEEIKYNHKNEKEIEFTGCSNHMNGNKKKKDLSMSGHEKSKLKKLLSSRRGYFFKKKNNLKENKKFQNCKPFKHFLKKDKLNTFVNTEMGKPKNFSKKENKNFSQYFFNWCNNNMNGAHLENIKKILDICDEQLKDVIEISKFDIDLDINSFYSNFIKENSDHSILTFNIYHNKNIYDIKEHRGYTNEKIVSYKQTSSLNFNMYVFSISIQEFCYFYYNVCGWGEQHRGSRDPQMESDDDRICQNFKCNNYCVHSRNYKYEKQSNCSSLNLEKDRSLNGNTENAKNNEEKKNVYHLNELGKTDAHNFIHDENFVKSEIGQEEQYTYACTSLNACNSAKKGTDNNCGLVSDTINWKRIYKSSNPDEVELKSLYTLQISGSTPKYRAFYAISDSAADGMGGKLNKMENVKKVERRGMKKMETETTTEKCEKQKSTRKNDSNKYGKDKYKETKCCMKRNSCKGTIQNKYNDWEKQKDTSDDNPLLLNKSNCAYNIFAYNKINSLKSGSSLHFNYSRRGNTYSKENKNLQKNKIRKFFTEKLKGNKKESYTNTATRGNIICNSNNQKEWAINQNVGDAKLLVENINDKSNNNLSSKQKRTKLFLMKFKNFYKSRTTGGVLNRDTNVDVPTCNDMSNGGEYIKKVENTGNNGCFCSERIFKKYTNHKQNNKNYGENAEIDLHNQNDLYDQNDLHNQNDLYDQNDLHNRNDLHNQNDLHNQNDLLNQNDLLNQNDLHNQNDLLNQNDLHNQNDLLNQNDLLNQNDLLNQNDLHNQNDLLNQNDLLNQNKRLQNGHWRAFHAEENIQNFSNNCFNGNVQNKGEFLTNQLVDKNFKDIYYIQRINADNDSFSVFIKIYQIYIFSKKSDNYNEQKETQEGTTNYGHTDINRSKTSVCVYAIILLKNNFLKYIIKKKILNEISNCINKWKNYVTIKAEYIKDGKIPMSIKWSYENIDSFNYIVEKLEYFINDFLKEILSNIAINVINFFGISENKTLENYFECSSKNIYHFINKKKLSFKNMYINFLRESQEKKKKKKKKNERSGRKCTKQWRKTLQQMGISSLFIQKE, encoded by the coding sequence ATGTGCAGCCTCTTAAAAGACTGTGTGCAGGTAAGAACAGAGGGAAGAGAAggaacaaaattaataatgaacGAACTGGAAAAAATGAGCGCTTTGACAAAACTGGCAGTACTGAAAAAACGAACTCATGTAACGGAAAGCGATGAACAAAGGGGAGGGACCTACATATCTCCTGTAGCTAATACGggggaaaataaatatgatgaaaatagCAAAAGAGAAAGGGGATACAATAAACTTGCTTCAGAAAACATGTCAGATAGTACCAATTCGTCAACCAATCAGATGaataagaaatttaaaaagaaagaaaaaaataatgggTTGGAAAAGATAAAACGTAAGTTTTCTTCACTCGTTAGTATTATAagtaataaaagaaaagaagaaataaaatataaccataaaaatgaaaaagaaatagaattTACTGGATGTAGTAACCATATgaatggaaataaaaaaaaaaaagacctTAGCATGTCGGGTcatgaaaaaagtaaattaaaaaaattattgagcAGTAGAAGAGggtattttttcaaaaaaaaaaataatttgaaggaaaataaaaaattccaAAATTGTAAGCCTTTTAaacactttttaaaaaaagataaattaaatacattCGTTAATACAGAAATGGGAAAaccaaaaaatttttcaaaaaaagaaaacaaaaatttttctcAATATTTCTTCAACTGGtgtaacaataatatgaatGGAGCtcatttagaaaatattaaaaagatattaGACATATGTGATGAACAGTTAAAAGATGTTATAGAGATATCTAAATTTGATATCGATTTAGATATTAACTCATTTTATTccaattttataaaagaaaatagtgATCACTctattttaacttttaacatttatcataataaaaatatatatgacatAAAAGAGCATAGAGGGtatacaaatgaaaaaatcgTTAGTTACAAACAAACATCTTCccttaattttaatatgtatgtgttCAGTATTTCCATTCAGGAGTTCTGTTATTTTTACTACAATGTATGTGGTTGGGGTGAACAGCATAGGGGAAGTCGCGATCCCCAAATGGAAAGTGATGATGACAGGATTTgccaaaattttaaatgcaATAATTATTGTGTCCACAGTCGTAATTACAAGTATGAAAAGCAGAGTAATTGCAGTAGCCTAAATTTAGAGAAGGATAGAAGCTTAAATGGCAATAcagaaaatgcaaaaaataatgaagaaaaaaaaaatgtatatcatCTAAACGAATTAGGTAAAACAGATGCACATAATTTTATCCATgatgaaaattttgttaaaagtGAAATTGGTCAAGAAGAACAatacacatatgcatgtacTAGTCTCAATGCATGCAATAGTGCGAAGAAGGGTACAGATAATAACTGCGGACTCGTGAGTGATACCATAAATTGGAAACGCATATATAAGAGTAGTAATCCGGATGAGGTGGaattaaaaagtttatataCCCTACAAATAAGCGGAAGTACTCCGAAATATAGGGCATTTTATGCAATAAGTGATAGTGCAGCTGATGGGATGGGTGGGAAGCTGAACAAAATGGAGAATGTAAAGAAGGTAGAGAGGCGTGGAATGAAGAAGATGGAGACAGAAACTACGACGGAGAAATGTGAAAAACAGAAGTCGACTCGTAAAAATGATAGTAATAAATATGGCAAGGACAAGTACAAAGAGACAAAGTGCTGTATGAAAAGAAACAGTTGTAAGGGTACAATACAGAATAAGTATAACGACTGGGAGAAGCAAAAGGATACTAGTGACGATAATCCACTCCTGTTAAACAAATCAAATTGTGCATACAACATTTTTGcgtataacaaaattaattcGTTAAAAAGCGGTAGTAGTTTGCATTTTAATTATAGTAGACGAGGAAATACATATTccaaagaaaataaaaatttgcagaagaacaaaataagaaaattttttacagaAAAATTGAAAGGGAACAAAAAGGAATCATATACTAATACTGCTACTCGGGGTAATATCAtatgtaatagtaataatcaAAAGGAATGGGCAATAAATCAAAACGTGGGAGATGCAAAGTTATTggtagaaaatattaatgataagTCTAATAATAACTTAAGTTCAAAACAAAAGAGAACAAaactatttttaatgaaatttaaaaatttttacaaaagtaGGACGACAGGGGGAGTGCTTAACAGGGATACAAATGTAGATGTACCAACATGTAATGATATGAGTAATGGTGGggagtatataaaaaaggtgGAAAACACAGGTAACAATGGCTGCTTTTGTAGTGAACgcatttttaagaaatataccAACCACAAacaaaacaacaaaaattatGGCGAGAATGCCGAGATTGACCTGCATAACCAGAATGACCTGTATGACCAGAATGACCTGCATAACCAGAATGACCTGTATGACCAGAATGACCTGCATAACCGGAATGATCTACATAACCAGAATGATCTACATAACCAGAATGACCTGCTTAATCAGAATGATCTGCTTAACCAGAATGACCTGCATAACCAGAATGATCTGCTTAATCAGAATGACCTGCATAACCAGAATGACCTGCTTAATCAGAATGACCTGCTTAATCAGAATGATCTGCTTAATCAGAATGATCTGCATAACCAGAATGACCTGCTTAACCAGAATGACCTGCTTAATCAGAATAAACGATTACAAAATGGTCACTGGAGGGCATTTCATGCTGAAGAGAATATTCAAAACTTTTCAAATAACTGCTTCAATGGGAATGTACAAAATAAAGGTGAATTTCTAACAAACCAGTTGGTTGATAAGAATTTTAAGGACATATACTACATCCAGAGAATAAATGCGGACAATGATTCCTTTTCtgtttttatcaaaatataccagatatatattttttcaaagaaAAGTGACAACTACAATGAGCAGAAGGAGACACAGGAGGGTACTACAAATTATGGTCATACGGATATAAACCGCAGTAAAACGTCTGTATGTGTTTATGCTATTATTcttcttaaaaataattttttaaaatatataataaagaaaaaaatacttaatgAAATTAGCaattgtataaataaatggaaaaactACGTAACAATAAAAGCTGAATATATAAAGGATGGGAAAATACCCATGTCAATTAAATGGagttatgaaaatattgattcttttaattatatagtaGAAAAACtggaatattttattaatgattTTTTGAAGGAAATTCTATCAAATATAGCCATTAATGTGATTAACTTTTTCGGTATCAgtgaaaataaaactttagaaaattattttgaatgctcaagcaaaaatatttaccattttataaataagaaaaagctctcttttaaaaatatgtacattaatTTCTTAAGAGAAAgccaagaaaaaaaaaaaaaaaaaaaaaaaaaaaacgaaagaaGTGGAAGGAAATGTACTAAACAGTGGAGGAAAACATTACAACAAATGGGCATATCATCcttatttattcaaaaagaatga
- the ALG7 gene encoding UDP-N-acetylglucosamine--dolichyl-phosphate N-acetylglucosaminephosphotransferase, putative — MRNPYTIHTKHNEQFVYKENISERLLSVFLIIYLLVVLYVLKDLPYKKIILFYILSCLFLFKVTFICLPKFIRFLNEKGLYGVDLNKISKDKVAEPIGLFPSILYFIFVLIYQLIYYNDHKILLEYNAGLLSIIFMTFLGFIDDVLELKWRYKVILPFFASLPLLLSYSGETNIRIPSFLNFIFKERIINIGFFYYLYIILLSVFCTNAINIYAGINGLEIGQSLIISFFISIHNLTEIILNVGNPQIEGGLILKQHFLSIIFTLPFISINLATFAFNFYPSKGFVGNTLTYFCGIFLAVVSIFGHYSKTLILFLIPQFLNFFLSLPQLYNIVPCPRHRLPVINTKTNKLNYSHNYTLINMILYLFGPLSEYHLVIFLLSFQFITCSVGLFLRYFIDTT, encoded by the exons atgagGAATCCATACACAATTCATACTAAACATAATGAGCAGTTCgtttataaagaaaatatatctgAACGCTTACTCTCTGTTTttctcattatatatttattagtagTGTTGTATGTACTAAAAGATTTaccatataaaaaaataatacttttctatattttgtcatgtttgtttctttttaaagTAACTTTTATATGTTTGCCTAAATTTATACGCTtcttaaatgaaaaag GGTTATACGGCGTggatttaaataaaataagcaaaGATAAAGTAGCAGAACCAATTGGCTTATTTCCATcgattttgtattttatctTTGTCTTAATTTATCAgttgatatattataatgatcataaaatt cTTTTGGAGTATAATGCTGGGTTATTGTCAATTATTTTCATGACCTTTTtg GGGTTCATAGATGATGTTCTTGAATTGAAATGGAGATATAAAGTTATTTTACCGTTTTTCg ctaGTTTACCCTTGTTATTGTCGTATTCAGGAGAGACCAATATTCGAATTCCTAGTTTTTTaaactttatatttaaagaaagaattataaatattggctttttttattatttgtacattatattattatcggTGTTTTGTACCAACgcaataaacatatatgctG GCATTAATGGATTAGAGATTGGTCAGAGTTTaattatatccttttttatttccatacACAATTTAACT GAAATAATATTGAATGTAGGAAACCCCCAAATAGAAGGCGGATTAATTTTAAAGCAGCATTTTTTGTCGATAATATTTACCTTACCCTTTATATCAATAAATTTAGCTACATTtgcttttaatttttatcctTCAAAGGGATTTGTTGGAAATACACTAACCTATTTTTGTGGAATTTTTTTAGCTGTTGTTTCAATATTTGGTCATTACTCAAAAACattgatattatttttaattccacaatttttgaacttttttctttccctACCAcagttatataatatagtcCCATGTCCAAGACATCGATTACCAgttataaatacaaaaacgaataaattaaattattcacacaattatacattaataaatatgattttatatttatttggcCCTCTATCTGAGTATCATTTGgttatttttctcttatcTTTTCAATTTATAACGTGCTCTGTTGGATTATTTTTAAGGTATTTTATTGATACTACATAG